The sequence GGACTGGACATTGTCCGGGCAATCGCCGCCGTCCCCATCGACGTCAATAAGAAGCCCCTGCAGGATGTGGTGATGACCAGGGTCTCTATCGAGTCGCCCTGAGTGCCTTGCTCCAGCCTGCCCCGGGTTTGTACCCGCCTTCTTCGATATACCTCCCGGACTCAAAGGCCCTGCAGCCCTTTGATCATCACTGGTATACCGGCAACCATGAGGTAAACAGTGTCGGCACGCTGAGCCAACTCCTGATTCACTTTGCCCAGAGAGTCCTGGTAGATCCGTCCCAGCCTGTTAGGCGGGACAAGCCCCATACCCACCTCGTTACTCACCAGGACAAAGCTGGCCGCTGTGCCCTCAATACACTCTGCCAATTCCCTGACCTCCAATGACAGCTTCTCATCCACCAGTTTTGTGTCGATCCGGGCAGAATCACCGCTGCATTGGCCAATGACGTTGGACACCAGCAGAGTGAGGCAATCCAGGACAACCACCTGAGCATCACCACTCTGTTCCCGGATTCTTCGCCCCACGCCAAAAGGTGCCTCAATAGTACGCCAGCTTGAAGAACGGGCCTTCTTGTGTTCCTCTATCCTCTGTCTCATCTCCTCA comes from Chloroflexota bacterium and encodes:
- the cobU gene encoding bifunctional adenosylcobinamide kinase/adenosylcobinamide-phosphate guanylyltransferase, yielding MDKRCILILGGARSGKSRFAQEVASRLGERVLFVATAEALDEEMRQRIEEHKKARSSSWRTIEAPFGVGRRIREQSGDAQVVVLDCLTLLVSNVIGQCSGDSARIDTKLVDEKLSLEVRELAECIEGTAASFVLVSNEVGMGLVPPNRLGRIYQDSLGKVNQELAQRADTVYLMVAGIPVMIKGLQGL